The following proteins are encoded in a genomic region of Glycine soja cultivar W05 chromosome 17, ASM419377v2, whole genome shotgun sequence:
- the LOC114394029 gene encoding probable monogalactosyldiacylglycerol synthase, chloroplastic — protein MNNGVSQESGVLLDLASHVNRFAFDSFRSDYNNSNTLLSNFSQFNNTRTGEAAVKRSVSLGLKVGGASVRFRNILNDFNRAVRFHCEKIPIGFASLRVGDGDGDGNGADGNGNGVRVDECSGVENEGFRGNGVEGEKPKKVLILMSDTGGGHRASAEAIKAAFYQEFGDDYQVFVTDLWADHTPWPFNQLPRSYSFLVKHGPLWKMTYYGTAPRVVHQSNFAATGTFIAREVAKGLMKYQPDIIISVHPLMQHVPLRILRSKGLLKKIVFTTVITDLSTCHPTWFHKLVTRCYCPTTDVAQRALKAGLQQSQIKIFGLPVRPSFVKPVRPKDELRRELGMDEDLPAVLLMGGGEGMGPIEATARALGDSLYDENIGAPVGQILVICGRNKKLANKLSSISWKVPVQVKGFVTKMEECMGACDCIITKAGPGTIAEAQIRGLPIILNDYIAGQEAGNVPYVVENGCGKFSKSPKEIAKIVAEWFGPKAYELQQMSQNALRLARPDAVFKIVHDLHELVRQRSYLPEYSCTT, from the exons atgaataacGGCGTTAGTCAAGAATCCGGTGTGCTCCTCGATTTGGCATCCCACGTGAACCGCTTCGCCTTCGATTCCTTCCGTTCCGACTACAACAACAGCAACACCCTTCTCTCCAATTTCTCGCAATTCAACAACACAAGAACCGGAGAAGCGGCAGTCAAACGCAGCGTTTCGCTGGGGCTGAAGGTTGGGGGAGCGAGTGTGCGGTTTAGGAACATTCTCAATGACTTCAACAGAGCCGTTAGGTTTCACTGCGAGAAGATCCCGATTGGGTTCGCCTCGCTTCGCGTCGGTGACGGTGACGGTGACGGTAACGGTGCTGATGGTAACGGGAATGGTGTTAGAGTGGATGAGTGTAGCGGTGTGGAGAATGAAGGGTTTAGAGGGAATGGCGTGGAGGGTGAGAAACCTAAaaaagttttgattttgatgagtGACACTGGTGGGGGGCATAGAGCTTCTGCTGAAGCTATCAAAGCTGCTTTCTATCAAGAATTTGGAGATGATTATCAG GTTTTCGTTACTGATTTGTGGGCTGATCACACACCTTGGCCATTCAACCAACTTCCCAGGAGCTATAGCTTTTTGGTGAAACATGGGCCATTGTGGAAGATGACCTACTATGGAACTGCCCCGCGTGTAGTGCATCAGTCTAATTTTGCTGCAACTGGAACTTTCATAGCTCG CGAGGTTGCTAAAGGCCTAATGAAATATCAGCCAGATATAATAATCAGTGTGCATCCACTGATGCAGCACGTTCCACTTCGAATTTTGAGGTCTAAGGGTCTTTTAAAGAAGATTGTTTTTACTACTGTTATTACAGATTTAAGCACATGCCATCCAACatg gTTTCATAAGCTTGTAACTAGATGCTATTGTCCTACAACAGATGTTGCGCAAAGGGCATTGAAAGCCGGACTGCAGCAATCCCAAATAAAGATTTTTGGTCTACCTGTCCGACCTTCCTTTGTTAAGCCTGTCCGGCCAAAG GATGAACTAAGGAGAGAATTAGGGATGGATGAGGATCTTCCTGCTGTATTATTGATGGGGGGAGGTGAAGGTATGGGGCCCATTGAGGCTACTGCTCGGGCACTTGGAGATTCATTATACGACGAGAATATTGGGGCTCCTGTAGGTCAGATCCTTGTGATCTGTGGTCGTAATAAGAAACTTGCTAACAAACTAAGTTCTATTAGTTGGAAGGTTCCTGTGCAG GTCAAAGGATTTGTTACCAAAATGGAGGAATGCATGGGAGCTTGTGATTGCATAATTACAAAG gCAGGCCCAGGGACGATTGCAGAGGCCCAGATCCGAGGCCTCCCTATTATTCTGAATGATTACATTGCTGGGCAG GAAGCTGGCAATGTCCCCTATGTAGTTGAAAATGGATGTGGGAAGTTTTCAAAATCCCCCAAGGAGATAGCGAAAATCGTAGCCGAGTGGTTTGGTCCAAAAGCTTACGAGCTACAACAAATGTCACAAAATGCATTGAGGCTAGCAAGGCCAGATGCTGTGTTCAAGATTGTACATGACCTTCACGAGCTTGTTAGACAAAGAAGCTACCTACCAGAGTATTCTTGTACAACTTAA
- the LOC114393014 gene encoding protein disulfide-isomerase LQY1, chloroplastic-like isoform X2: protein MQGHAIGFLASGSRLLWWTLPLILLSAWNWPGQSLSDHIIVMSLVVLFSTKNMSVLYRLHQQPMPIACTSCNSKGHTECKWCGGTGFFIIGDNVLCEVPSRNTSCVVCRGKGSRCCSDCQGTGFRAKWLKEPPTSK from the exons ATGCAAGGCCATGCAATAGGATTTCTTGCATCCGGGTCAAGGCTTCTATGGTGGACTCTTCCTCTGATTTTGTTAAGCGCATGGAACTGGCCTGGTCAATCTCTCAG CGATCATATCATAGTGATGTCCTTGGTTGTTTTattttctaccaagaacatgtCTGTACTCTATAGGTTGCATCAG CAACCAATGCCAATTGCGTGTACATCTTGCAACTCTAAAGGGCATACTGAATGTAAATGGTGTGGAGGCACTGGTTTCTTCATTATTGGTGACAATGTGCTTTGTGAAGTTCCATCCAGAAACACTAGCTGTGTTGTTTGCAGAGGAAAG GGATCAAGGTGCTGTTCTGATTGTCAAGGAACAGGCTTTCGTGCAAAGTGGTTAAAAGAACCTCCCACTTCAAAGTAG
- the LOC114392883 gene encoding uncharacterized protein LOC114392883 yields the protein MGHQYHQATDGLLNLFTKANHDLSMVHHRLEKEFQQVYPDNANPMKLVSRIKKIQEDITILKGQCHELLAAKQDLIDKAQRILVENRNLVQRMQPSLGISRTGEDDAAFTNFKQVIEEWTAQVRSKTGNETHDSDSGDINKLLFSAIVQSN from the exons ATGGGACACCAATACCATCAAGCAACAGATGGACTTTTAAACCTTTTCACAAAGGCCAATCACGATCTCTCAATGGTTCACCATCGCCTCGAAAAGGAGTTTCAGCAGGTTTACCCTGACAAC GCTAACCCTATGAAGCTGGTTTCtagaatcaagaagattcagGAAGATATCACAATCTTGAAGGGACAGTGCCATGAGCTTCTGGCTGCTAAGCAG GATTTGATTGATAAGGCTCAGAGAATTCTGGTGGAGAACAGAAATTTGGTGCAGCGTATGCAGCCATCCTTGGGCATCTCCCGCACTGGTGAAGATGATGCTGCATTCACTAACTTCAAACAG GTAATTGAAGAATGGACAGCACAAGTAAGATCCAAAACAG GGAATGAAACACATGATTCTGATTCTGGAGATATCAACAAACTACTGTTCTCAGCTATAGTTCAAAGTAATTGA
- the LOC114393014 gene encoding uncharacterized protein LOC114393014 isoform X1, with the protein MKPKTTTRYFIIQVKKHETFLVLLLSISVKKKKKKSCGKGFVHILNAMHSVRFMSSPIGVTVTVPNNARPCNRISCIRVKASMVDSSSDFVKRMELAWSISQQPMPIACTSCNSKGHTECKWCGGTGFFIIGDNVLCEVPSRNTSCVVCRGKGSRCCSDCQGTGFRAKWLKEPPTSK; encoded by the exons ATGAAACCAAAAACCACTACCCGGTATTTCATTATTCAAGTGAAGAAACATGAAACATTCCTTGTACTACTGCTCTCTATCTCtgtcaagaagaagaaaaagaagtctTGTGGTAAAGGGTTTGTGCACATATTAAACGCAATGCACAGTGTAAGGTTCATGTCATCACCCATTGGTGTCACAGTTACTGTGCCTAATAATGCAAGGCCATGCAATAGGATTTCTTGCATCCGGGTCAAGGCTTCTATGGTGGACTCTTCCTCTGATTTTGTTAAGCGCATGGAACTGGCCTGGTCAATCTCTCAG CAACCAATGCCAATTGCGTGTACATCTTGCAACTCTAAAGGGCATACTGAATGTAAATGGTGTGGAGGCACTGGTTTCTTCATTATTGGTGACAATGTGCTTTGTGAAGTTCCATCCAGAAACACTAGCTGTGTTGTTTGCAGAGGAAAG GGATCAAGGTGCTGTTCTGATTGTCAAGGAACAGGCTTTCGTGCAAAGTGGTTAAAAGAACCTCCCACTTCAAAGTAG